From a region of the Aeoliella mucimassa genome:
- a CDS encoding GDSL-type esterase/lipase family protein produces the protein MNTRLIQLLKSKLLHLTVVACLALVSHTSVAADDTSSIGKPTLYLIGDSTVRCGSGQGGGGMWGWGSVIDRHFDTTKINVDNRALGGRSSRTYLTEGRWQQVLDQLKPGDYVLMQFGHNDGGQMFAGDRPRASIKGNSDETRDGVVEATGTAETVHSFGWYLRKYASETQQRGATPVVLSLIPRDRWIDGKVIRASNDYGKWASQAAEQVGAEFIDLNAIVAERYEQDGQLRVHAEYFTPKDHTHTSRTGAMVNAACVVAGIRNLTSCDLKDYLLPSDTKLPEESMTVRRFDFGAGEAARGYWPVHADTVYNSDTGYGFESVDGVVASKSSDDAPSTDYCQSEQPFYFSMALPEGSYEVQVSVPEQHAGPTTVRAELRRLMVEQSSDHTLVFTVNIRQPRLPDGSRVRLKDRETKKEAWAWDDRLTLEFNGDHPAVSSITVTPVADRHTLFLLGDSTVADQPLEPWGSWGQMLTRFFAPSVVVANHSESGETVRGSLSAHRFDKIFSLAKPGDYLMVQFGHNDMKKTSPNALEQYRSGLQQVIQQAQQLGMTPILVTSMERKSGVEHDTLGAYPQTVRDLAEELDIPLIDLHRDSKVLYAELGDSLDAAFVDGTHHTSYGSYQLARCIVQQLTQQVPDLAAHLCSDVPEFEVSAPPSPAGWTLPASPKWDPNFKESN, from the coding sequence ATGAATACTCGCCTCATCCAGTTATTGAAGTCCAAACTTCTTCATCTCACCGTTGTCGCTTGCTTGGCACTTGTCTCGCACACCAGCGTTGCGGCCGATGATACTTCCTCGATAGGAAAGCCAACCCTCTACCTCATCGGCGATTCGACGGTTCGCTGTGGTAGCGGCCAAGGGGGTGGCGGGATGTGGGGTTGGGGCTCGGTGATCGACCGCCATTTCGACACCACGAAAATTAACGTCGACAACCGTGCCCTGGGAGGCCGTAGCAGTCGCACCTACCTTACAGAAGGTCGCTGGCAGCAAGTGCTCGATCAACTGAAGCCAGGCGATTACGTACTGATGCAGTTTGGCCACAACGACGGTGGCCAGATGTTCGCCGGCGACCGCCCTCGTGCTTCGATCAAAGGTAATAGCGACGAAACCCGCGATGGAGTCGTCGAGGCCACCGGCACCGCCGAAACAGTTCACTCGTTTGGTTGGTACCTGCGTAAGTACGCCAGCGAAACGCAACAACGGGGAGCAACACCAGTCGTGCTGTCGCTCATTCCGCGTGATCGTTGGATCGATGGGAAAGTGATTCGTGCGTCGAACGACTATGGCAAATGGGCTTCGCAGGCTGCCGAGCAGGTTGGGGCTGAGTTTATCGATCTGAACGCGATCGTCGCCGAGCGCTACGAGCAGGATGGTCAGCTTCGCGTGCACGCGGAGTACTTTACGCCGAAGGATCACACGCATACCAGCCGAACCGGCGCGATGGTGAACGCCGCCTGCGTGGTTGCAGGTATTCGCAATCTGACGAGCTGCGACCTCAAGGACTACTTGCTGCCGAGCGATACCAAGCTGCCGGAAGAAAGCATGACGGTCCGCCGGTTTGACTTCGGTGCGGGAGAAGCCGCCCGAGGGTATTGGCCGGTTCACGCCGATACCGTCTACAACAGCGACACTGGCTACGGGTTTGAGTCTGTTGATGGAGTGGTCGCCAGCAAATCGAGCGACGACGCTCCCTCTACCGACTATTGCCAGAGCGAGCAGCCCTTCTACTTCTCGATGGCCCTGCCGGAGGGGAGTTACGAAGTTCAGGTAAGCGTTCCAGAACAACACGCAGGGCCGACAACGGTTCGTGCGGAGTTGCGTCGCTTGATGGTGGAACAAAGCAGCGACCATACACTTGTGTTTACGGTGAACATCCGCCAGCCCCGCTTGCCAGATGGAAGTCGGGTGCGGCTCAAAGATCGCGAAACCAAAAAGGAAGCCTGGGCGTGGGACGACCGCTTGACGCTCGAATTCAATGGTGACCACCCCGCGGTAAGTAGCATCACGGTGACACCTGTCGCCGACCGCCATACCCTGTTTCTGTTGGGCGACTCCACGGTAGCCGACCAACCGCTCGAGCCTTGGGGTAGCTGGGGGCAGATGCTTACTCGGTTCTTCGCTCCGAGCGTGGTGGTGGCCAACCACTCCGAATCGGGCGAGACCGTGCGAGGATCGCTCTCCGCTCATCGCTTCGACAAGATCTTTTCGCTCGCGAAACCGGGCGACTACCTGATGGTGCAGTTCGGGCACAACGATATGAAGAAAACCTCGCCCAACGCGCTCGAGCAGTATCGCAGCGGTCTCCAGCAAGTGATTCAGCAAGCTCAGCAACTTGGAATGACTCCCATTCTGGTTACTTCGATGGAACGCAAAAGCGGCGTCGAGCACGACACGCTCGGCGCGTATCCGCAAACAGTTCGCGATCTTGCTGAAGAGCTCGATATTCCGCTCATCGATTTGCATCGCGATAGCAAGGTGCTTTACGCTGAGCTGGGCGACTCGCTCGACGCCGCGTTTGTCGATGGTACGCATCACACCAGCTATGGGAGCTACCAGCTTGCCCGATGTATTGTGCAACAACTTACGCAGCAGGTGCCAGATCTGGCAGCGCACCTTTGCTCCGATGTTCCGGAGTTTGAAGTCAGTGCACCTCCCTCGCCAGCAGGGTGGACTTTGCCGGCCAGTCCAAAGTGGGATCCCAATTTCAAGGAAAGCAATTGA
- a CDS encoding AraC family transcriptional regulator, which yields MTERSQQIALAFPRGSHQEVLIEGVTRYLADNALNWTFAVAPESLMLSVLDLVNWQGDGILAAINTEKEAECAVMLGIPTVNISSAMANCPVPRTMVDNYAIGELAAEHLLARGFRQFGFLGLENVQYSKDRWLGFNDTLEKQGVSATQLLAAPTFRFDGEVWHEQHKQLSTWLRSLPKPCGVFAVSDYRACHVLESCRESGYSVPDQVAVMGVDDEQVICEHVRPTLSSVARNDSLEGYKAAEMLDMLMRGEALPTNEIIVPPIEVVNRESTSAFAVSDERLRQALDYLHQYLHEPITIEELATHADVSRRWLEYAFRDVFNETPYQYLKRQRLLKAKQVLADEPKSSITQVARSTGFASVKQMRLAFQQAYGVSPGEFRRLLDS from the coding sequence GTGACCGAACGCAGCCAACAGATCGCTCTCGCCTTCCCCCGCGGCTCGCACCAGGAAGTGCTCATCGAAGGGGTGACTCGCTACCTGGCCGACAATGCTTTGAACTGGACCTTTGCTGTTGCGCCGGAATCGCTGATGCTTTCGGTGCTCGACTTGGTTAACTGGCAAGGCGACGGGATTCTCGCGGCCATCAATACCGAGAAGGAAGCCGAGTGCGCAGTAATGCTCGGCATCCCCACGGTGAATATCTCGAGCGCCATGGCGAACTGCCCCGTGCCGCGCACGATGGTCGACAATTACGCGATCGGCGAGTTGGCCGCCGAGCACCTGTTGGCTCGTGGGTTTCGGCAATTTGGGTTCCTCGGGCTTGAGAACGTTCAGTACTCGAAGGATCGCTGGCTCGGGTTCAATGATACCCTCGAAAAACAGGGGGTCTCCGCCACTCAGCTGCTGGCTGCTCCCACGTTTCGCTTTGATGGCGAAGTGTGGCACGAGCAGCACAAGCAGCTCTCCACCTGGCTGCGATCGCTCCCCAAACCGTGCGGCGTGTTTGCGGTTTCCGACTATCGGGCGTGCCATGTGTTGGAGTCGTGTCGCGAGAGCGGTTACAGCGTGCCCGACCAGGTTGCGGTTATGGGTGTCGACGACGAACAGGTGATCTGCGAACACGTCCGCCCCACTCTCTCGAGCGTCGCCCGCAACGACTCGCTCGAAGGCTACAAGGCAGCCGAGATGCTCGACATGCTCATGCGTGGCGAAGCGCTGCCGACCAACGAAATCATTGTGCCGCCGATCGAGGTGGTAAACCGCGAATCGACTTCCGCTTTCGCTGTTTCCGACGAACGACTGCGACAAGCGCTCGACTACCTGCATCAGTACCTGCACGAACCGATCACCATTGAGGAACTGGCGACGCATGCCGATGTGTCGCGCCGGTGGTTGGAGTATGCATTCCGGGATGTCTTCAACGAAACTCCCTACCAGTACCTCAAGCGGCAACGGCTGCTCAAAGCCAAGCAGGTGCTGGCCGACGAGCCGAAGTCGAGCATCACGCAGGTCGCCCGCAGCACTGGGTTTGCCTCGGTCAAACAAATGCGTCTGGCATTCCAGCAAGCCTACGGGGTCAGCCCAGGCGAGTTTCGCCGGCTGCTCGATTCCTAA
- a CDS encoding methyltransferase domain-containing protein, which produces MAKVKTTSGYRFVKELGGAIPRSYPSRGAQMLEERNLLQGRILDYGCGFGFDADHYGWEAYDPYYRCQHPSGEYDTIVCNHVLNMLTRGTRTKVLHDIQQLLTESGHAYLIVPRNIPSTGKSGLRKRVQNYVVLTLPTLFEGRQLTIYQLQRTSTFEDVTNEFEKRF; this is translated from the coding sequence ATGGCAAAAGTCAAAACCACTTCCGGCTACCGATTCGTTAAGGAACTCGGGGGAGCTATCCCGCGAAGTTACCCCAGTCGCGGTGCGCAAATGCTCGAAGAGCGAAATCTCTTACAAGGACGCATCCTCGATTATGGATGTGGGTTTGGTTTCGATGCCGATCATTATGGCTGGGAAGCTTACGATCCGTACTACCGATGCCAGCATCCGAGCGGCGAGTACGACACCATCGTGTGCAATCACGTGCTGAATATGTTGACGCGTGGAACTCGCACGAAGGTGCTGCACGACATACAGCAACTGCTTACCGAATCGGGACACGCTTACCTAATCGTGCCGCGTAACATTCCTTCCACAGGAAAATCCGGCTTGCGGAAACGAGTGCAGAACTACGTTGTGCTGACCCTACCGACTCTCTTCGAAGGGCGGCAACTGACCATCTATCAACTGCAACGCACAAGCACGTTTGAAGATGTCACGAACGAGTTCGAAAAACGCTTCTAG
- a CDS encoding CotH kinase family protein yields MRKRLLFEHLESRELLAADLIITEFMASNGGVLEDGNGASSDWIEIYNNGDQSADLLGYSLTDDYDDLNKWSFPTSEVLAPGEYLVVFASGNDEVDSAGYYHTNFALSASGEYLGLVDPQGNVLTEYGSSTSDYPQQISNISYGMAFDAPLTAPVTPESSVSYLIPTNSSVDSTWMNVGFNDASWQTGTASLGYERSGTNFANAGLLDTQLPNGTTTTYVRIPFTISDTSTLLSKLQMKYDDGFIAYINGTLVASANAPNDPGYSSRATTDHPDSEAVVYVDFDVSGYSDLLVEGENILAIHMLNRYSNSSDYLASIQLLTVTGGPIEPYVIGALQTPTPGTPNTNLLASEVEFSQAGGLFVDTFELVLETADASEVIRYTTDGSAPTESSTLYTGPITVFDTIQIRARAFGPLGQVGGIHSETYTHTDSTTAAFTSDLPIIVLENFGEGTPGTGDFEDAVMSLYDVDPVTGRASLSNAADISTLIGQHRRGRSTANNPKTNLRIEIRDEYGEDKSIELLGMPSESDWILYAPYTFDRAMLRNTTFFDMSRAMGNWAPRIRFVEVYANFSPFNNNLTSADYMGVYVLMENIKRDSNRVDIDELTSTQNSEPEITGGYIIAMDGIDGETPDGAAWKTDRNIPTLGDSWLVLEEPDAYELTDAQVDYIRGYVQDFEDALYGPDSTDPELGYAAYLDVEASIDHHIVRVLSKEPDSLRLSTFLTKERDGKLAFGPLWDFDRSSGADNDSRSANPEGWYLPDVDFFGSDWWGPLFDDPNFAQQWVDRWQELRAGVLSDDSLRALVGGQADQIAEAQVRNFERWSEVAPNGGTYADPGLTGWEAEVSHLTNWLIIRANWIDDQLIQMPFLTPSPGNTESGQEVELTALPGSTIYYTLDGTDPRANGGGISPSAIEYTGPITITSTTEINARAYGVAAGSSSSNSSYPSSESPPNVLDGNPLTKYLNFGGANSGIILTPDYGSSIVKSFVLTTANDADQRDPASWVLYGTNETIQSSDNSAGVSENWTLIDSGDLSLPDDRYTDSSPIEVNNSTAYTSYKLIFPTLKGSSQYMQIADIRFYDSANALGTQLLSTRDTALAIHEVSFEGISSWSSLVTGLYSVEVPADASSLRISEVHYHPADPTAAELVLAPGTENGDYEFIELVNTSQQTISLNGVTISGGITFDFTTGNVTALAPGQSVVAVKNAEAFAVRYGSDLTIAGEYDGSLSNGGEQLILTDGSGLTIHSFTYEDAAPWPTSPDGDGPSLEVVDLFGDYSSPTNWRASSADGGSPGVHRLLQGDYDYNGLVDMNDYQVWKSNYGSTTSLAADGNEDGQVSLADYTVWRDNLGAVFTAPASIAAIASTKSSQEPEATPTVAETSSTPSSDATADSTTPSVATQSTGDTSTEPVIAAVAGESSDSSVVVTLEKSIASKLVAPTANHVHLAAPAYPIQASNRLRGSFSPASSAVIAPLSDNSVTSGTSSESQLLLDLAFSDLDRLEQRVTSTPIEEQPTSADSTIEIAALDEALFAEL; encoded by the coding sequence ATGCGCAAGCGGTTACTTTTCGAGCATTTAGAGTCACGCGAATTGCTCGCCGCGGATCTCATCATTACCGAATTCATGGCCTCGAACGGAGGCGTTCTTGAAGATGGCAACGGAGCTTCGTCGGACTGGATCGAAATCTATAACAACGGCGACCAAAGCGCCGATTTGCTCGGGTACAGTCTGACCGACGACTACGATGATCTGAACAAATGGTCGTTCCCAACTTCCGAGGTTCTAGCCCCCGGTGAATACCTGGTGGTGTTTGCCTCGGGCAACGACGAAGTCGACTCGGCCGGGTACTACCACACCAATTTCGCGCTCTCCGCCAGCGGCGAATACCTGGGGCTCGTGGATCCCCAGGGGAACGTGCTCACCGAATATGGCTCGAGCACCTCGGACTACCCGCAGCAGATTTCGAATATCTCCTACGGCATGGCTTTCGACGCTCCGCTCACAGCCCCAGTGACGCCCGAAAGCAGCGTGAGCTATTTGATCCCCACGAATAGTTCCGTCGATTCGACATGGATGAATGTAGGCTTCAACGATGCATCATGGCAAACTGGTACCGCGAGCTTGGGCTACGAACGTTCGGGCACCAATTTCGCCAATGCTGGGCTTCTCGACACCCAGCTTCCAAATGGCACTACCACCACCTACGTACGAATACCATTTACGATTTCCGATACGAGCACGCTGCTTAGCAAGCTGCAGATGAAGTACGACGACGGCTTCATTGCGTACATCAATGGCACGCTCGTCGCCAGCGCGAATGCGCCCAACGACCCTGGTTACAGTTCGCGAGCGACGACCGATCACCCCGATAGCGAAGCGGTTGTGTATGTCGACTTCGATGTCTCCGGGTACTCCGATCTATTGGTCGAAGGGGAGAACATCCTGGCGATTCACATGCTGAATCGCTATAGCAACAGCTCCGACTATCTGGCTTCGATCCAGCTGCTAACAGTCACCGGCGGGCCGATCGAGCCTTACGTGATCGGAGCGTTGCAAACGCCGACGCCAGGCACGCCAAACACGAATTTGCTGGCTTCGGAGGTTGAGTTCTCGCAAGCTGGTGGCCTATTCGTCGACACGTTTGAATTGGTGCTCGAGACGGCTGACGCGAGCGAAGTGATTCGCTACACGACCGATGGCTCGGCGCCGACCGAATCCTCGACACTGTACACCGGGCCGATTACGGTTTTCGATACCATTCAAATCCGCGCCCGCGCGTTCGGCCCGCTGGGTCAAGTCGGTGGCATCCACTCCGAGACCTATACTCATACCGATTCGACCACAGCTGCTTTCACTTCAGATCTGCCGATTATCGTGTTGGAGAATTTTGGCGAAGGAACTCCTGGCACCGGCGACTTCGAGGATGCAGTGATGTCGCTGTACGATGTCGATCCTGTGACCGGTCGAGCGTCACTTAGCAATGCCGCCGATATAAGCACGTTGATCGGCCAGCATCGCCGTGGTCGAAGCACCGCGAACAATCCGAAGACGAACCTGCGCATCGAGATTCGCGACGAGTACGGCGAGGACAAGAGCATCGAGCTGCTAGGAATGCCATCGGAATCGGATTGGATTCTGTACGCGCCTTACACGTTCGATCGGGCGATGCTGCGAAACACGACGTTCTTCGACATGAGTCGCGCCATGGGCAATTGGGCCCCACGCATTCGCTTCGTCGAAGTCTATGCGAACTTTTCGCCGTTCAACAACAATTTGACATCGGCCGACTACATGGGCGTGTACGTGTTGATGGAGAACATCAAACGCGATTCGAACCGTGTAGATATCGACGAACTCACCTCTACGCAGAATAGCGAACCAGAAATCACTGGTGGGTACATCATCGCGATGGATGGCATCGACGGCGAGACCCCCGATGGGGCAGCCTGGAAGACCGATCGAAATATCCCCACGCTTGGCGACTCGTGGTTAGTGCTCGAAGAGCCTGACGCCTATGAACTCACCGACGCCCAGGTGGATTACATCCGCGGTTACGTTCAGGACTTTGAAGATGCGTTGTACGGGCCGGACTCCACCGATCCCGAACTTGGGTACGCTGCGTATCTGGATGTGGAAGCATCGATCGACCACCACATCGTACGGGTGCTCTCTAAAGAGCCTGATTCGCTTCGCTTGAGTACCTTCCTCACCAAAGAACGCGATGGCAAACTAGCCTTTGGTCCGCTATGGGACTTCGACCGCTCAAGCGGAGCCGATAATGACTCGCGCTCTGCGAATCCCGAAGGGTGGTACCTGCCGGATGTCGACTTCTTCGGTTCCGACTGGTGGGGGCCATTATTCGACGATCCAAATTTTGCCCAACAATGGGTCGATCGTTGGCAAGAACTTCGAGCGGGCGTGCTGAGCGACGATAGCTTGCGTGCCTTGGTAGGTGGTCAAGCCGATCAGATTGCCGAAGCCCAAGTACGTAACTTTGAACGCTGGTCTGAAGTCGCCCCGAACGGTGGAACCTATGCCGACCCAGGGCTTACCGGGTGGGAAGCGGAAGTGAGCCACCTAACGAACTGGCTGATCATTCGCGCGAATTGGATCGACGATCAATTGATCCAAATGCCGTTCCTCACCCCATCGCCTGGCAATACCGAATCGGGCCAAGAGGTTGAACTCACCGCACTGCCGGGATCCACGATCTACTACACGCTCGATGGCACCGACCCCCGAGCCAACGGGGGAGGCATCTCCCCTTCGGCCATCGAATACACCGGCCCCATCACGATTACCAGCACAACGGAAATCAACGCTCGTGCCTATGGCGTGGCCGCAGGAAGCTCTTCGAGCAATAGCAGCTATCCCTCGAGTGAGTCGCCACCGAATGTGCTCGATGGAAACCCACTGACGAAGTATCTGAATTTCGGTGGTGCCAATTCAGGCATCATCCTCACGCCCGACTACGGCTCGTCGATCGTAAAAAGCTTTGTTCTTACCACGGCCAACGATGCGGATCAGCGCGACCCGGCATCGTGGGTCTTGTATGGCACGAACGAAACCATTCAGAGCAGTGACAACAGTGCAGGAGTTTCCGAAAACTGGACTCTGATCGATTCGGGCGACCTGTCGCTCCCGGACGATCGTTACACGGATTCGTCGCCCATCGAGGTCAACAACTCCACGGCTTACACCTCCTACAAGTTGATCTTCCCCACCCTGAAGGGATCCTCCCAGTATATGCAGATTGCTGACATTCGTTTCTACGATTCAGCGAATGCCCTTGGCACTCAACTTCTTTCCACCAGGGATACGGCACTTGCCATTCATGAGGTTAGCTTCGAAGGGATATCGTCGTGGAGTTCGCTGGTAACCGGATTGTATTCGGTAGAGGTCCCGGCCGATGCATCCAGCCTGCGTATTAGCGAGGTCCACTATCATCCGGCCGATCCCACAGCGGCTGAGCTAGTACTGGCTCCAGGAACCGAGAACGGCGACTATGAATTCATCGAGCTAGTCAATACCAGCCAACAGACGATTAGCTTGAATGGCGTGACGATCAGTGGTGGAATCACTTTTGATTTCACCACCGGCAACGTAACCGCGTTGGCTCCCGGGCAATCGGTCGTAGCGGTGAAAAATGCCGAAGCCTTTGCGGTCCGCTACGGTTCGGACCTAACCATCGCGGGCGAGTATGATGGCAGCCTCAGCAACGGCGGCGAGCAGTTGATACTCACCGACGGCTCGGGCCTGACGATCCATAGCTTCACGTACGAAGATGCCGCGCCGTGGCCAACGTCGCCCGACGGCGATGGTCCCTCGCTGGAGGTAGTCGATCTATTCGGCGATTATTCCTCCCCCACCAACTGGCGGGCAAGCTCGGCCGATGGTGGTTCGCCCGGCGTTCATCGCTTGCTGCAGGGCGATTACGACTACAATGGCTTAGTCGACATGAACGACTACCAGGTTTGGAAATCCAATTATGGTTCGACCACCAGCCTGGCTGCCGATGGCAACGAGGATGGCCAGGTATCGCTGGCCGACTACACCGTCTGGCGCGACAATCTAGGAGCCGTGTTTACCGCTCCCGCATCGATCGCTGCGATCGCCTCGACCAAATCGTCCCAGGAACCGGAAGCCACTCCCACGGTTGCGGAGACTTCCTCGACACCAAGCAGCGACGCAACTGCCGACTCAACGACCCCGAGTGTAGCAACCCAGTCCACTGGCGACACTTCCACGGAGCCCGTGATCGCAGCAGTGGCCGGCGAAAGCAGCGATTCCAGCGTTGTTGTCACTCTTGAAAAGAGCATTGCATCGAAGTTAGTAGCACCGACCGCCAACCACGTGCACTTAGCCGCTCCTGCGTATCCGATTCAAGCAAGCAACCGACTTCGCGGGAGTTTCTCTCCTGCCTCCTCGGCGGTGATCGCTCCATTGAGTGACAACTCAGTTACGTCTGGTACAAGCAGCGAATCGCAATTGTTACTCGATCTGGCTTTCAGCGATCTCGATCGTCTAGAGCAACGCGTGACTTCCACCCCAATTGAGGAACAACCTACAAGCGCGGATTCCACGATAGAGATCGCCGCGCTGGATGAAGCGTTGTTCGCGGAACTATAG
- a CDS encoding slipin family protein, producing the protein MLCFKRVKIRSHEVGLYFHDGEFRRLLTPGRHWLFDPLWKVRVDTMSQRTPWIAHEQLDVIVKSGQSVGHAEIVDLKDHERALVWIEGRFSHILPPGLHAYWTEFKDVQVQVVDARKVQFEHPDFATIVRSPMASQVLDVCEVQRHHVGVVFVNGDYTATLPPGQYAWWRHLATTKLVEVDMREQSFDVAGQEIMTADKVTLRMNASVNYRVVDAPKVGMVTEGAKQSLYREAQLALRAVVGTRDLDSFLTGKDVVADEFREQLHRRASELGLEIVSVGVRDLILPGDMKELMNKVMEAKKAAEANLIGRREETAAMRSQANTARLLADNPTLMRLRELEVLEKVASAGQLNVVLGDKGLADRVVNLL; encoded by the coding sequence ATGCTGTGCTTTAAACGTGTAAAAATCAGAAGCCACGAAGTCGGTTTGTACTTCCACGATGGCGAGTTTCGGCGTTTGCTCACTCCCGGGCGGCACTGGCTATTCGATCCTCTGTGGAAGGTACGTGTCGACACTATGTCGCAGCGAACACCATGGATCGCGCACGAACAACTCGATGTCATTGTCAAAAGCGGACAATCAGTTGGCCATGCGGAGATCGTCGACCTCAAGGACCACGAGCGGGCGCTCGTGTGGATTGAAGGGCGATTCAGCCACATCCTGCCGCCAGGGCTGCACGCCTACTGGACGGAGTTCAAAGACGTGCAAGTACAGGTGGTCGACGCCCGCAAGGTGCAGTTCGAGCACCCCGACTTTGCCACCATCGTTCGGTCGCCGATGGCTTCGCAGGTACTCGACGTCTGCGAAGTTCAGCGGCATCACGTAGGGGTGGTATTCGTCAATGGCGACTATACCGCTACGTTGCCTCCAGGTCAGTACGCCTGGTGGCGTCATCTGGCCACGACCAAGTTGGTGGAGGTCGACATGCGCGAGCAGTCTTTCGACGTCGCTGGTCAAGAAATCATGACCGCCGACAAAGTCACGCTGCGTATGAACGCCTCGGTGAACTATCGCGTGGTCGACGCACCGAAGGTCGGCATGGTCACGGAGGGAGCCAAACAGTCGCTGTACCGCGAAGCACAGCTCGCCCTGCGGGCGGTGGTCGGTACGCGTGATCTCGACTCGTTCCTGACTGGCAAAGACGTTGTAGCCGATGAATTCCGTGAGCAGCTCCATCGTCGGGCGAGTGAGCTCGGCCTGGAGATTGTATCGGTCGGTGTTCGCGACCTGATCCTTCCAGGAGACATGAAGGAGCTGATGAACAAGGTGATGGAAGCCAAAAAGGCAGCTGAAGCCAACCTGATTGGCCGCCGGGAAGAAACCGCCGCCATGCGAAGTCAGGCAAACACCGCCAGGCTGCTGGCCGATAATCCGACCTTGATGCGACTGCGAGAACTGGAAGTTCTGGAAAAGGTCGCTTCGGCGGGGCAATTGAACGTCGTACTAGGCGACAAAGGCCTGGCCGACCGTGTTGTCAACTTGCTGTGA